The Methanosphaera cuniculi sequence TTTAAAAAGTTAAGAAGATATACTAAGATAATAATAAGTAAAAAAAAAGATAAAAAGAAGAATTAAAACAATTAAGTTTTTTTTTCTATTCCTTTTCTAGGGTGTTTAAACTAAGTGTAAAAAAACAATGTTATAAGATTTTTAAAGTTTTATACTTTACGATTATATACATAGTTTGCAAGTTTTTTAAGTATATCTTTTGCTTCTGATTCTGGTAGTACACCTAGTGCTTCTTTTGCTTTAATTATATGATCATATGCTGCTATTTTTGCATAGTTTATTGCACCATATTTATTAAGTAATTCCATTGCTTCATCAATAATACTTTCATCATTTGCTTCAAGAAGTTCAATTAGTCTATCATGATCCTCTGGTGTTGCTTTTTCTAGTGCATATAATACCATAATGGTTTTTTTACCTTCAACAAGATCACTTCCAACTGGTTTTCCTATAGAATCATCACCTGTTAGGTCAATATAGTCATCTTGTATTTGGAATGCTATTCCTATATTTTCACCATATTTTCTTAGTCCTTCAATTTGTAGTTCTGTAGCTCCACCTATGATTGCACCTATTGTTGTTGCAGCTGTTATAAGTGCTCCTGTTTTTTGGTAGATCATATGTGTATATTGACTACGTTCTACATCAAAGGTATCTTCAAATGACATATCAAGTACTTGTCCTTCACATATGTTTATACATGCATCTACTAGTATTTTTAGTGAATCTAATACTTTTGCATATGGTATGTTATCTTCAGCTGTAAGAAGTAGTGATTCATATGCTTTTGCAAAGAGTGTGTCACCTGCTAGTATTGCTGTTGGTTCTCCCCATACTTTATGTACAGCAGCAAGTCCTCGTCTTGTATCATCATTATCCATAATATCATCATGTATTAGGCTAAATGTGTGTATAAGTTCTATTGCTACTGCTGCATTTATTGATTTTTCTGTTGATCCTGATACTGCTTGACAACTTAACATGGTTAATGCTGGTCTTATTTTCTTTCCACCTGCACGTGTTAAGTATATTGAAGATTCGCGTAGTTCTTCAGGTTCTAGTGTTGAAAGTATATTTTCAATTTGTGCATCTACATCATGTGAATATGCTTTTAATATGTCCATTATATCCATTATCTAATCACCCTAAAAATTTATTATTAAATATTATAAAAAAATTATTTTTTTTATCTTATAAAGTATTATTTATTTTATATTTATATCTTTCATTTTTAATAAAATATTTTTTTTATTTATTTTAATCTATAAAAAAAAAGTAAAAAAATCATAATATGAGAATTATGTGTATTTTTTCTAATTAATATAAAAAAAATACTCTTACTCAATTATTTCATTTTTTTTTTAAATTATTTTTTTTTCTTTAGTTAAATACTTGTGCTTGTCCGTTACGTAGTACGTGTACATCATTTCCTAGTTTATATCCTTCTTCTTCTGCAAGTTCTACAAATGCTGATAGATGACTTATATCTCCGTGTGCTGGTATAAGTTGTTCAGGTTGTAACATACGAATAAAGTCACGCATATCCTCAGGTCCTGCGTGTCCTGATACGTGTATGTTATTATAGATTCTTGCTCCTCTTTCTTTAAGACGTCTATCAAGAAGGTTACGATTTGCAAGGTTTATTGGATTTGGTATTGTAGATGCTGAAAATATCACGTTATCTCCTGGTTTTATTTCAAAGTTTGTTTTATTATTTGCTATACGTGGAAGTAGTGCATCTGGTTCTCCTTGGTGTCCTGTTACAATAAGCATGTATTTTGATCTGTTATCATTTGCTCGTGCTAATGCTTTGTTTATTGCTTTTGAGTTTCCATATAAACTTACATTTCGTGGTAGATTTAATATTCCCATATCTTGTGCTAGTGAACAGTATCTTTCCATTGAACGTCCTAGTATCATAATTTTTCTACGACTACGTTCTGCTATTTTAGTTATTGCTTGAATACGTTCAATGTGACTTGCAAATGTTGTTACAATAAGTCCTTTTTTCTCATCGAGTGGTCCTTTTAGAACATCTTTTATAAGATCTCGTGCTATTTTTTCTGAGTGAGTTTTGCTTTGTTGTACTTCTTTAATATTTGTTGTATCAAGAATTGCTGCTTTTACACCTTTTTTACCGAGTTCTCTGAATCTTCTATAATCAGGTGGTGGTGATACCATTTGGTGGTTGTCAAATTTGAAGTCGTTTGCATACACTACAACTCCTTCTGGTGTATGTAGTGCTGCTGTGATTGTCTGTGGTATACTATGAGTTGTTCTTACAAATTCAAGTGTTAAATTTGGTGATATTTGTTGTTTTTCACCAGGATTTAGTGCTTGAAGTGGATTATTTACTTTGAATTTACGTTCACTTTTTATTGTTTTTTCAATTAATGCTAGTGTGTATGGTGTTGCAATAATTGGTGCTTCATATCTGTGTGCTAGTTTTGCTATAGCTCCTATGTGATCTAGGTGTCCGTGGGTACATACTATTGCACGTACTTTTCCATCTACTTCACGCATTAGTGTATCATCAGGTATTACTCCTCGTTCAATTAGATCTAGACTATGCATCCGCGAAATATCTGTATCTTCATGTATGTGAAGACGATCTAAGTGTATTCCCATATCAAATATTACTACATCATCATTTACTTTTACTGCAGTCATGTTTTTTCCAATTTCTTCATATCCTCCGACTGCGATTACTTCTATAGTCATTTTATATTCTCCTTGTGTATTTTTTTGTGTCTATATTCATTTGTTCTAGTATTTCTCGTGTTTTTCCTGTTATTATTAATCTTTTTTGTTTAAGTTCTTCTATGTTTGAAGCTCCAACTAGAAACATTGCTGTTTTTAGCTCTTGTGTGAATTGTTCTATTTTATTTTCAATGTAGGTATGTCCTAGGTATGAGTGTTTTAAAAATGGTAGTGCCATTCCAACACAGCTTGCACCAAGTGCTATTGCTTTTGCAGCTTCTAGTCCATTTCGTATTCCACCTGATGATATTACTGGGATATTTGTATTTTCACATACATCTACTGTACTTACAGCTGTTGTTATTCCCCAGTTCCAGAATAGATTTCCAAGTGATGCATCATCTGCACGATATGTTTCAACTGCAGCCCAGCTTGTTCCTCCTACTCCTTGTACATCTATTGCATTTACTCCTATTTTTTCAAGGATCTTTGCATCTTCTCCACATATTCCTGCCCCTGTTTCTTTAGCTATAATTGGTGTATTTGTATTTTCACAGATTTCTTTTATGTCATCTATGTAGCCTTGGGCATTTGTGTCACCTTCAGGTTGTATTATTTCTTGTAGTGGATTTAGGTGTATTGCTAGAGCATCAGTTTTTAGCATTTCTATTGCATCATAAGCATATTCTACTTGTGGTGCTCCAATGTTTCCTATTATGTATGCTTCTGGTGCTTTATCACGTACTGTTGTGAAGGTTTCTTTTAGTTCTTCATTTTCTATTCCTGCTCTTTGACTTCCTACTCCCATTGCAATATGTGTATTTTCTACAGCTTCTGCTAGGTTTGAATTTATCTTTGTGCTTTCAGGGTGTCCTCCTGTTATTGCTGATATTATGAGTGGTGAATCTATTTTTTTACCAAGTAATTCTATTGAAGTGTCTATTTCATCATAGTTTACTTCAGGTAGTGCTCGGTGTATGAGTGTTATATCTTCAAGTCCGGTTGTTTTTGTATGTTCTACATCGTAGTCTTTACATATTTTTAGATGTTCAAGTTTTCTATCAGATATCATGATAAATCATGAACCTCCTCTTTTTTTTTATTTTATTATTGTTCCTTTTACATTTTGACCTGAAACTGCTTTTTGGATATTTCCAGGTGTTTGTGCGTTTATTATTTGTGATTGTATATTATTTTCTGCTAGTTTTAGTAGTTCTTGTATTTTTCCATTCATTCCACCTGTTACATCTGCCATGTTTTCATTTGATGTTGTATTTAGTTGTGTATCTTGTGTTACTTCATCAATTAGTTTGGCTTCAGGGTTAGTTTTTGGATTATCTGTGTAGATCCCATCTACATCTGATGCGAGTATTACACGATCTGCTTTAAGATCATATGCTAGGTATGTTATTATTTGATCTCCTGATATAATTGCAAATTTTATGTCTTCATCCATATCTAGTACTGCATCTCCATAGAGTACTGGTACAAATCCATTTTCTAGGTATTGTTTTATGATTGTTGTATCACATACTGCTATTCGTTTTTGGTTTGTTACTATGAATGATGATGGTTTTATTGTTATTGCTGGTATGCCTTTTTGTTGAAGTTTTTGACATATATCATGGTTTAGTTGTTGTACTGATGTTTGTGTTTTACATACGCCTTCTATTCGTCTTAGATGTTCATTGGCATTTGTTATAACATCACCTATCTTGTATTCATCTGCATAGATATGACCATATGATCCTGCTCCATGTACTATTATCATATCATCGTTGTAGTAGGATACTTCACTAGCTATTCTGTCTAAATTTTCTTCATCAAGTGTAGGTGTGCTAGCATCTTTAACTGTTAATGCACTTCCACCTAGTTTTATTATAATCATACAAAAAACCTTTCTATTTTTAATTTTTTTCTTTACTTATTTAATTTTCATTATTTTTCAACAATTTTAGCATAAACACCACTATTTGATTGTTCACACTTAAATGTCTTATATAGTTGACTTAGTTTTAAATAAACTTCATCAATATCATGAGGTGCATATGCAATAATACATCCTCCTCCACCACTTCCTGTAAGTTTTGATCCTTCAGAGCCAAACTTACGTGATTGATATACCATTTCAGATAACTCAAGTGTATTAACACCTATTGCATCAAGAAGTCCTTGATTCATATTCATAAGCTCAGCAAGCTTCATTGAATTTCCACATTCAAGTGCCATTTTTGCATCTGTTGCAATTTTAGCCATTGCATCAAAAATTGACTCCATGATAGGTGTATGTTTATTATACTTATCTCTTACTGATGCTACTATTTCACCAGTATTACCTGCTATTTCACAGTTTGAAACAATTAATGGTAATTGCATATCAAAATTTATTGGGTTTAGATTAGAATTCTCATCAATATAAATAATTCCCCCATATGTACTCATAGCTGTATCTATAGGACTGGCAGCACCTTGAATTTTAATTTCAATATCACGAGCAATACTAGCAATTTCATCAAGTGTCGCATCATTATCTGTATAAAGCATAATTGCCTTAAGAACAGCAACTGTAACTGCTGCAGAGGAACCCAAGCCTGCACCAAGATACATATTTATATTAACATTTAAATTAAAACCATGATTAAATTTAAAACGATTAATTACCTCATAAATATAATCAGAAATACGTTTATTTGATGAATCATATTCATATTCAAGCATGCCGCCTGTAAGTACTAGTTTTTGTGAATAGTTAATTGGTGATATGTGAATATTAACTTCATCATCATCCCGGGATGTTAATTCTACATCAACACCGCGATTTATTGCAACAGCAATTGCCGGTTTATTATAAACTACAGTATGCTCACCAAAAAGAATAATCTTTCCAGGTGCAAAAGCTTTAATTTTCATCGACTTAAACACTACTCCATTATATTTTATTCATTTTTTTAATTAAATCATTAAATTAATCTAAGTTTGAAGTTCTCTTTTTTTTAAATATTTTGATAATTTTTCAATAAAAATACAACCTTTTTATTAAAGAAAATAAAATCATTAAATAATTAATTCATATTTTCATCATTGAAAATAAAATCTTTACAAAAAAATAGAAAAGCTAGATATAATTAGTAAAATTAGAAAGACTCTTTAAATGAGATTATAAAAAAATCATCTTAGAGAATAATAAAATGATAATACAACATTAAAATTTTATTCTAATAAAAAAAAAATTTAGGTTAAAAAAAAATAAAACAATTTAATGTAATATGTATTTTAAAATAATGAATAGTATATAATCATACTCATTATTTCTTTTAGTATTACTTTATAAAAAAAATAATACTTACCTTTTTTTCACAATAAAATATTAGTTAAATTACCTATTACACTATTTTTTTTATAAATAGTTTTCTTATTGTTCTTATTTGATTAAATAAAATTTTTTTCCTATTTTCTTTATATTAAAAATATAAATTTAATAGATTGTATTTCTTTTATTAGATTTTCTAATCATTATCTATCTTAATAAATTATAAATATGATTATCTAATTACCTGCTTTTTTCTATTAAAATCTAAAAAGAAATTAAAATACAAATTAAATTATTTACCTTAATGATAAAGTAAATACCCCTTTAAATGATTCTACTTAGTATAAAAAAGCCATTATACTTGAAAAAAATTATTTAAAATAATACTTTAAATATTATATGAGAATCTGTTATTTAATATTTATATTAAAACTATATATTTAAATATTATGTTTATATACAAAATGTATTAAAAAAAATGAGTTTAAAATATTTTTTATAAATTTTATTTCCCAAAAAAAGTGGAATTTAACAAAATTAGTAATAAGATAATGGTGATTTATTTATAAAGTAAAAAAAAAATTATTAAAAAAAAGAGAAGAAGAAATTAAAAAAAATTCTCCTTTTCTTTTAAATTTGATTCCTATAATTTTTTTTTAAAATGCTTGAGTACAATTATTCGTTCAACTATCAATAAATATAAATTTTAGAATATACTTATATTTTTAATTCAAAGTCAGATGGTTCAAGATCAAATTCTTCATCAGAAGATAAGATTCCACGTTCACGTAGTATTTGACGTGCTAATAACCAGTATACAAGTGCAATTGCTTTTCTACCTTTGTTATTTACAGGTATTGCAAGATCTACATTACTTAGTAAGTTTTCTGTATCACATAATGCTACTACTGGTATATCATTTTGTTTTGCTTCAATTACTGCTTGTGAATCTGATCTTGGATCTGTTACAACTAGTATTTTAGGTTCGATGAATTTTGAGTATTTAGGATTTGTTAATGTACCTGGGATGAATCTTCCAGGTATTGTTTTTGTTCCTGTTACTTCACCGAATTTTTTAACTGGTGCTTGACCGTATTGTCTTGTTGATACTACTAGTATTTCATCAGGATCATATTTTGATAGGAGTTTTGCTGCAACTACTATTTTGTCGTTACTGCTTTTTACATCAAGTACGTGAAGTCCGTCTGCACGTACACGGTATATGTATTTTTCCATATCTTTTGTTTTTTGTTGTGTTCCAATGTGTAATCCTGCTGCGAGGTATTTATCTAGTGGTATTAATAATTCTGACATTATTTTTCCTTCCTTAATATTTTATTTTTTTTTATTATTTTTTTTATTTAATTTGGTTGCAATCTAACACGTTAATTTTTTTGTGTTAAATTTATTATTTGTTTAATTTGGGTTTCTCAAAATAAGAAGTAAAAAATTTTCTTATTTCAATATTCAATAATTTTTCAAAAAAATTTTAAGTTAAATGAAAAATTTCTTATAAATCAGCCATCTTAGGATTTACTAGTTCTTCTTCGATTCTGATTAATTCATTGAGTTTAGCAATTCTTTCTCCACCAGCTGCTCCAGTTTTTATAATTGGTGCATTGAATGCTACTGCAAGGTGTGCTATTGTTTCATCAGTTGTTTCACCTGAACGGTGTGATACAATAGGTACATACTGGTTTGCTTTTGCTAATTCAATTGTATTATATGTATCTGTAAGTGTTCCAATTTGGTTTGGTTTTATGATTAATGAGTTACCTGCATTTGCTTCTATTCCTTCTGCAAGAATTTCAGCATTTGTTACAAATAAGTCATCTCCACATATGAGACAACGGTCTCCACATTTTGCTGTAAGTTCTGCAAATGCTACGAAGTCGTTTTCTTGGATTGGGTCTTCTACATAGAATAGTTTATATGTGTCTATTAAATCTGCGATATAATCTATTTGTTCACCAACACTACGGCTTACACCTTCACGTTCATATACATATTGTTGTTCTTCTTCATTCCAGAATTCACTTGATGCTACATCAAGTCCTGGTCTTACAAGAACTCCTGTTTCATCACTAATTTCTTCACATGCTGAGAATTGTATTTCTAGTGCTTGTTGATTTGTAAGGTTTGGTGCCCATCCACCTTCATCACCTTTTCCACCTGTGAATGTGTCGTCAACTTTTTGTATTTTTTCTTTAATTCTTCTGTGAACATTAATGTTTGTTGTTATAGCTTCTGTTATATTTGATGCACCTACTGGTATTACTAAAAATTCCTGTATATCTGGTGCATTAACTCCTGCGTGTGCTCCACCATTTATCATGTTTCCAAGTGGGAAAGGTATTGATGTTGGCATTGCTCCACCTAGGAATCTGTATAATGGAAGATTATAACTTGATGCTGCTGCTTTTACTGTTGCCATTGACACAGCTACAGCTGTGTTTCCACCGATGTTTGAAAAATTATCTGTTCCATCAATTTCTTTTAGAACATTATCAATTTCTCTTATATCTTCAGCTTCCATTCCAATAATTTCTGATGAGATTAGATCTTCAATATCTTCTATTACACGATCTACTCCACCATCTGGGAATGATGCTACTTCGTTTACTCCGGTACTTGCTCCACTAGGTGCTGCAGCTCTTCCAAATCCATTCCATGTTAAAACGTCTGCTTCAACGGTAGGATTTCCTCTACTATCTATAATTTTTCTTAAACGTACGTCTTCTATTACACTATCCATAAAAAACACCTCTTCTTCTTTTAAATGTAGAAATAGTTGTTTTAAAACTAAAGGGCTATTTTTTTATTTCTTATAAGTGTTATAAATAAGAAAATTCTTTTATTATACTCTAGGTTTTTTATTTTCTTCTTAGTTAGAAAATTTAATGAAAATAAAGAAAGAATATATTTTTTTTTAAACAAAATGAAGTAAAAAAAAAGATTAAAAAACTAATTAGTCATCATCTTCCATTGGTTCCATTTTATCTACATATTCTTCTTTAACTACTGCATCTAATGGAAGTACATCTTCTTCATATTCACGTATAGCTATTTTTATTGGATCTTCATCTACACTAAATTCAACTTTTGGCTGTGCACCTCGTGAAATTTGTAATGCACGTGATCCTATAAGTCTAGCTCTATCAAATCTTGTTCTGGTTCTAGATTGCATTATTATTAAATGCTCCTTTATATAACTTATTTTTATTATTATTTTTTATTCCTATTCAACAACTTAACTAAAAAATAATTTTTTAAATCCAAAAAAAAGAATAGATTCCTAATTGAAAATAAATTCAAAGAGGATTTTTTTTTGGAGGGGTTTTATCTACCCTTTATTATTTTAGTATTTTATTATAACCTCTGAATGTTTACCATACATCTACGTGAGATATAAACATTCGTCTACAACAATATTTGTTGATTCCTAGATCGTCTAAAACTTCTCCTGGATCTTCTCCAGCTTCAACTCTTTCCTGGAATTCATCAAAACTTGCTGAGATAACTTTTCCACACGTAAAACATCTTACGAGTAACATAGAAATTTACCTGTAACTTTTTTGTTTTCTTGCTCTTGCTCCAGGTCCACCGAATTTTTTGGATTCTTTACGACGTGGGTCTCCTACAAGCATTGTTCTATCATACTGGGTGTATATGTCTTTTAGGTTCATATCGCCTGAGTATTCAACAAGTCCTTTAGCAATAACCATACGAGCTGCTTCTGCTTGTCCCATTACTCCTCCACCAACAACTTTTATGTTGATATCCACATTATCTGCAAGATCTCCTGCAAGTTCTAGTGGTTCGTGAATTTTAAGTTTTGCAAGTTCTGGACTGTATAGTTCTACTGGTTTACTGTTAATTTTTACACGTCCGGTACCTTCTTTTACTGTACCTCTAGCAATTGCGGTTTTTCTTTTACCGCTAGTATGTACTGTTTTACTCATAATTAACACTACCTTATAATATTTTTTATTTAAAATTTAGCACCTAATAATTTTGATACTGTACCTAATTGCATACTTTTTGTTATGTTTTTAGGTTGTGCTTCTTCTACAATTGTAATTTCTTGTCCTTCAAGTTCTTTTGGAATTCCTACATTAACTTTTAAGTTTTTGTAAGCTGTTCTTCCATGAGGTTTTCTGTATGGAAGCATTCCACGAACTGTTCTTCTGAATATATCATCTGGTCTACGTGGGTATTTAGGACCTAATACTCTTGGGTTTGAAATACTTGCACGGTCTACTCTTTGTTTGTATCTTGCATAGATAAAGTCTTTGTTTCCAGATATGATTATTTTCTCAGCATTTACAATTACTATTTCTTCTCCATCTAATAATCTTTTACTGATTGAACTTGCAAGTCTTCCTAGTACAAGTCCTTCTGCATCTATAATTGTTACCATTTTCAATTCACCTACTTTATGATTTTAACGTTAGATCCTTTTGGATTTTCAGCCATAAGTTCATCGATTGCTAGGCATTTTCCACCTGCAGCTGTTATTTTATCTTCAGCTTCTTTTGAGAATTTAAATGCTGCTACAGTTACATTGTGTGTTATGTTACCTTCACCTAAAACTTTTGTTGG is a genomic window containing:
- a CDS encoding DNA-directed RNA polymerase subunit K — translated: MQSRTRTRFDRARLIGSRALQISRGAQPKVEFSVDEDPIKIAIREYEEDVLPLDAVVKEEYVDKMEPMEDDD
- a CDS encoding 30S ribosomal protein S9, coding for MSKTVHTSGKRKTAIARGTVKEGTGRVKINSKPVELYSPELAKLKIHEPLELAGDLADNVDINIKVVGGGVMGQAEAARMVIAKGLVEYSGDMNLKDIYTQYDRTMLVGDPRRKESKKFGGPGARARKQKSYR
- the fni gene encoding type 2 isopentenyl-diphosphate Delta-isomerase, with the protein product MISDRKLEHLKICKDYDVEHTKTTGLEDITLIHRALPEVNYDEIDTSIELLGKKIDSPLIISAITGGHPESTKINSNLAEAVENTHIAMGVGSQRAGIENEELKETFTTVRDKAPEAYIIGNIGAPQVEYAYDAIEMLKTDALAIHLNPLQEIIQPEGDTNAQGYIDDIKEICENTNTPIIAKETGAGICGEDAKILEKIGVNAIDVQGVGGTSWAAVETYRADDASLGNLFWNWGITTAVSTVDVCENTNIPVISSGGIRNGLEAAKAIALGASCVGMALPFLKHSYLGHTYIENKIEQFTQELKTAMFLVGASNIEELKQKRLIITGKTREILEQMNIDTKKYTRRI
- a CDS encoding 50S ribosomal protein L13, which encodes MVTIIDAEGLVLGRLASSISKRLLDGEEIVIVNAEKIIISGNKDFIYARYKQRVDRASISNPRVLGPKYPRRPDDIFRRTVRGMLPYRKPHGRTAYKNLKVNVGIPKELEGQEITIVEEAQPKNITKSMQLGTVSKLLGAKF
- a CDS encoding DNA-directed RNA polymerase subunit N; translation: MLLVRCFTCGKVISASFDEFQERVEAGEDPGEVLDDLGINKYCCRRMFISHVDVW
- the idsA gene encoding short chain isoprenyl diphosphate synthase IdsA; translated protein: MDIMDILKAYSHDVDAQIENILSTLEPEELRESSIYLTRAGGKKIRPALTMLSCQAVSGSTEKSINAAVAIELIHTFSLIHDDIMDNDDTRRGLAAVHKVWGEPTAILAGDTLFAKAYESLLLTAEDNIPYAKVLDSLKILVDACINICEGQVLDMSFEDTFDVERSQYTHMIYQKTGALITAATTIGAIIGGATELQIEGLRKYGENIGIAFQIQDDYIDLTGDDSIGKPVGSDLVEGKKTIMVLYALEKATPEDHDRLIELLEANDESIIDEAMELLNKYGAINYAKIAAYDHIIKAKEALGVLPESEAKDILKKLANYVYNRKV
- the rpsB gene encoding 30S ribosomal protein S2, with amino-acid sequence MSELLIPLDKYLAAGLHIGTQQKTKDMEKYIYRVRADGLHVLDVKSSNDKIVVAAKLLSKYDPDEILVVSTRQYGQAPVKKFGEVTGTKTIPGRFIPGTLTNPKYSKFIEPKILVVTDPRSDSQAVIEAKQNDIPVVALCDTENLLSNVDLAIPVNNKGRKAIALVYWLLARQILRERGILSSDEEFDLEPSDFELKI
- the eno gene encoding phosphopyruvate hydratase — translated: MDSVIEDVRLRKIIDSRGNPTVEADVLTWNGFGRAAAPSGASTGVNEVASFPDGGVDRVIEDIEDLISSEIIGMEAEDIREIDNVLKEIDGTDNFSNIGGNTAVAVSMATVKAAASSYNLPLYRFLGGAMPTSIPFPLGNMINGGAHAGVNAPDIQEFLVIPVGASNITEAITTNINVHRRIKEKIQKVDDTFTGGKGDEGGWAPNLTNQQALEIQFSACEEISDETGVLVRPGLDVASSEFWNEEEQQYVYEREGVSRSVGEQIDYIADLIDTYKLFYVEDPIQENDFVAFAELTAKCGDRCLICGDDLFVTNAEILAEGIEANAGNSLIIKPNQIGTLTDTYNTIELAKANQYVPIVSHRSGETTDETIAHLAVAFNAPIIKTGAAGGERIAKLNELIRIEEELVNPKMADL
- the mvk gene encoding mevalonate kinase, with amino-acid sequence MKIKAFAPGKIILFGEHTVVYNKPAIAVAINRGVDVELTSRDDDEVNIHISPINYSQKLVLTGGMLEYEYDSSNKRISDYIYEVINRFKFNHGFNLNVNINMYLGAGLGSSAAVTVAVLKAIMLYTDNDATLDEIASIARDIEIKIQGAASPIDTAMSTYGGIIYIDENSNLNPINFDMQLPLIVSNCEIAGNTGEIVASVRDKYNKHTPIMESIFDAMAKIATDAKMALECGNSMKLAELMNMNQGLLDAIGVNTLELSEMVYQSRKFGSEGSKLTGSGGGGCIIAYAPHDIDEVYLKLSQLYKTFKCEQSNSGVYAKIVEK
- a CDS encoding RNase J family beta-CASP ribonuclease, with product MTIEVIAVGGYEEIGKNMTAVKVNDDVVIFDMGIHLDRLHIHEDTDISRMHSLDLIERGVIPDDTLMREVDGKVRAIVCTHGHLDHIGAIAKLAHRYEAPIIATPYTLALIEKTIKSERKFKVNNPLQALNPGEKQQISPNLTLEFVRTTHSIPQTITAALHTPEGVVVYANDFKFDNHQMVSPPPDYRRFRELGKKGVKAAILDTTNIKEVQQSKTHSEKIARDLIKDVLKGPLDEKKGLIVTTFASHIERIQAITKIAERSRRKIMILGRSMERYCSLAQDMGILNLPRNVSLYGNSKAINKALARANDNRSKYMLIVTGHQGEPDALLPRIANNKTNFEIKPGDNVIFSASTIPNPINLANRNLLDRRLKERGARIYNNIHVSGHAGPEDMRDFIRMLQPEQLIPAHGDISHLSAFVELAEEEGYKLGNDVHVLRNGQAQVFN
- a CDS encoding isopentenyl phosphate kinase, with translation MIIIKLGGSALTVKDASTPTLDEENLDRIASEVSYYNDDMIIVHGAGSYGHIYADEYKIGDVITNANEHLRRIEGVCKTQTSVQQLNHDICQKLQQKGIPAITIKPSSFIVTNQKRIAVCDTTIIKQYLENGFVPVLYGDAVLDMDEDIKFAIISGDQIITYLAYDLKADRVILASDVDGIYTDNPKTNPEAKLIDEVTQDTQLNTTSNENMADVTGGMNGKIQELLKLAENNIQSQIINAQTPGNIQKAVSGQNVKGTIIK